From one Gracilibacillus salinarum genomic stretch:
- a CDS encoding type III pantothenate kinase, which produces MIFVIDVGNTNTVLGVFRDEKLTFQWRMQTDKNKTEDEYAMFIRSLLEHEGLRFSDINGIVISSVVPPILFALQRMADKYFHCNPMVIGDDKVNPYLKMKYPNPKELGADRVVNAVGVIKEYGSPSIIIDFGTATTYCYINEHNEYVSGVITPGINISLEALYQHAAKLPKIELKKPFNVLGESTVEAMQAGVYFGYVGQVDAVVNRIKQEIGQAPQVIATGGLATLIAKDSSVIDIVDPYLTLKGLFEIYRTNEKDFE; this is translated from the coding sequence ATGATCTTTGTAATAGATGTAGGGAATACCAACACCGTCCTAGGTGTGTTTCGTGATGAAAAATTAACGTTTCAATGGCGGATGCAAACCGATAAGAATAAAACCGAGGATGAATATGCCATGTTTATCCGCTCGCTGTTAGAGCATGAAGGATTGCGATTTTCTGATATAAATGGAATCGTTATTTCTTCTGTAGTGCCACCTATTTTATTTGCATTACAACGTATGGCAGATAAGTACTTCCATTGTAACCCTATGGTTATAGGTGATGATAAGGTGAATCCATATTTAAAAATGAAGTATCCTAATCCCAAGGAGTTAGGTGCTGATCGAGTGGTTAATGCTGTAGGTGTTATTAAGGAGTATGGATCACCGAGCATCATTATTGATTTTGGTACAGCTACGACCTATTGCTATATTAATGAACACAATGAATATGTTAGTGGTGTAATAACTCCCGGCATTAATATATCTCTTGAAGCGTTGTATCAACATGCTGCTAAATTACCGAAGATTGAGTTAAAGAAGCCATTTAATGTGTTGGGTGAATCAACAGTAGAAGCTATGCAAGCAGGTGTTTATTTTGGTTATGTCGGACAAGTTGATGCAGTAGTAAACCGTATTAAACAAGAAATTGGCCAAGCACCTCAAGTTATCGCAACGGGGGGATTAGCCACATTAATTGCCAAAGATTCTTCTGTTATTGATATTGTTGATCCGTACCTAACGTTAAAAGGTTTGTTTGAAATATACCGAACGAATGAAAAAGATTTTGAATGA
- the hslO gene encoding Hsp33 family molecular chaperone HslO — protein MHDYLLKATAFKGEVRAYAIRSTDTVEEARKRQDTWATATAALGRSMTISTMFGAMLKGDNKLTVKVEGDGPIGAIIADANAKGEVRGYVINPHVDFESNEQDKLDVKRAVGTTGTLSVVKDLGLKKNFTGQVPIVSGEVSEDFTYYLANSEQVPSAVGAGVLVNPDHSVLAAGGFIVQMMPGASEETITRIEESIASVPPISTMIQEGKTPEEILEQILGKENIKIHERMDVKFSCPCTKERLETAIQSLGNEEIDAMIREDHGATANCHFCNETYTFTIDELRALKTQ, from the coding sequence ATGCATGATTATTTACTGAAAGCAACTGCATTTAAAGGAGAAGTCAGGGCATATGCCATTCGTTCTACTGATACAGTAGAAGAAGCTAGAAAACGTCAGGATACATGGGCTACTGCAACAGCAGCGTTAGGAAGAAGTATGACGATTTCAACGATGTTTGGAGCAATGTTGAAAGGCGATAATAAATTGACTGTGAAAGTAGAAGGCGACGGACCGATTGGAGCGATTATTGCTGATGCCAATGCTAAAGGTGAGGTCCGAGGATATGTGATAAATCCACATGTTGATTTTGAGTCGAATGAACAAGATAAATTAGATGTAAAAAGAGCTGTAGGAACGACGGGGACATTAAGTGTTGTAAAAGATCTAGGTTTAAAGAAAAATTTCACTGGTCAAGTTCCTATTGTCTCTGGAGAAGTCAGTGAAGATTTCACATACTATTTGGCGAATTCCGAGCAAGTACCATCTGCTGTTGGGGCGGGGGTATTGGTGAATCCAGATCACAGTGTGCTTGCGGCCGGAGGTTTTATTGTGCAAATGATGCCAGGAGCCTCTGAAGAGACAATTACAAGAATTGAGGAAAGTATCGCTAGCGTACCACCGATCTCAACAATGATTCAAGAGGGAAAAACACCTGAAGAAATACTAGAACAGATCTTAGGAAAAGAAAATATTAAAATTCATGAGCGTATGGATGTCAAGTTCTCTTGTCCTTGTACAAAGGAGAGATTGGAAACAGCGATTCAAAGTTTAGGGAACGAAGAAATAGATGCAATGATTAGAGAGGATCACGGCGCAACAGCAAACTGTCACTTTTGTAATGAAACATACACATTTACGATTGATGAACTGCGTGCATTAAAGACGCAATAG
- a CDS encoding peptidylprolyl isomerase, which produces MRVSRLVLWSIILLLLLTNICTVLLMSNNNASDQLVMSDGEIDRNKPLAEVGETDINYQSWLNELINQHGEEVLYNMVDSEVVFQLAKQQDLSIEPKIIEREIARMMVMEGVLSKEEKADKVDEWTQQIEYRYYLQELLTNDVEVPESEIEAYFNEYQRQYQFEDMVQISHILVPTQQEAEYVMTKLEDGESFSEVAKEHSIDEETASDGGYLGFYSETSSFIPTEYYEVTSELSPGDYSEPQLVDNGYAVIYLHQHLASIELSYEEAYQEVRQDLALDQLDDDIDAESLWNEIGVDLTYKNANN; this is translated from the coding sequence TTGAGAGTTTCACGTCTGGTGTTATGGTCGATTATTTTGCTTTTATTACTCACTAACATATGCACAGTTCTTCTTATGTCCAACAACAACGCTTCTGATCAGCTTGTCATGTCAGATGGAGAAATCGATCGTAATAAACCATTAGCAGAAGTTGGAGAAACAGATATCAATTATCAGAGCTGGCTGAATGAGTTGATTAATCAGCATGGCGAAGAGGTTTTGTACAATATGGTAGATAGTGAAGTGGTTTTTCAATTAGCGAAGCAACAAGATCTTTCCATCGAACCCAAAATCATCGAACGAGAAATTGCAAGAATGATGGTAATGGAGGGCGTGCTATCAAAAGAAGAAAAAGCAGATAAGGTGGATGAGTGGACCCAACAGATTGAATACCGGTACTATCTGCAAGAACTTTTAACGAATGATGTAGAGGTACCCGAATCAGAAATAGAAGCCTATTTTAATGAATATCAACGACAATATCAGTTCGAGGATATGGTGCAGATCTCCCATATTCTTGTTCCAACACAACAGGAAGCAGAATATGTCATGACCAAGCTTGAAGACGGTGAATCTTTCAGCGAAGTAGCTAAAGAACATTCCATCGACGAAGAGACCGCGTCTGATGGTGGTTATTTAGGATTTTATTCAGAGACCAGCAGCTTTATTCCAACAGAATATTATGAGGTTACTTCGGAATTATCACCAGGAGATTACAGTGAGCCACAATTAGTTGATAATGGATATGCGGTCATTTACCTTCATCAGCATTTAGCATCCATTGAATTAAGCTATGAAGAAGCCTATCAGGAAGTGCGTCAGGATCTGGCGCTCGATCAACTGGACGATGATATAGATGCCGAAAGTCTTTGGAATGAAATAGGGGTAGATTTGACATATAAAAATGCTAATAATTAG
- the cysK gene encoding cysteine synthase A, with the protein MKVAQNVGELIGNTPIVKLNRTADPEGADIYLKLEFMNPGSSVKDRIALAMVEAAEEDGHLKEGDTIIEPTSGNTGIGLALVAAIKGYKAILVMPDTMSMERRNLLRAYGAELILTPGAEGMKGAIAKATELQKENGYFMPQQFNNVANPAVHARTTGKEIVEQMGGQLDAFVSGIGTGGTITGAGKVLKDQYNDIKIYAVEPSDSAILSGGTPGPHKIQGIGAGFVPEVLDTEVYDEVITVSNDQAYETAREAARKDGILGGVSSGAAIYAAKQVAKQLGKGKKVLAVIPSNGERYLSTPLYQFDEK; encoded by the coding sequence ATGAAGGTAGCTCAAAATGTTGGAGAATTGATTGGCAATACACCAATTGTGAAATTAAATCGAACAGCAGATCCGGAAGGTGCAGATATCTATCTAAAACTGGAATTTATGAATCCAGGCAGCTCTGTTAAAGATCGTATTGCACTCGCAATGGTTGAAGCAGCTGAAGAAGATGGTCATCTAAAAGAAGGCGACACCATTATTGAACCGACAAGTGGTAACACTGGTATTGGTCTTGCGTTAGTTGCAGCGATTAAAGGTTACAAAGCTATTTTAGTGATGCCAGATACAATGAGTATGGAACGTCGTAACTTATTACGTGCATATGGCGCTGAATTAATTCTAACTCCTGGTGCTGAGGGAATGAAAGGTGCAATTGCGAAAGCAACAGAATTACAGAAAGAGAACGGGTATTTCATGCCGCAGCAATTTAACAATGTAGCGAATCCTGCCGTACATGCGCGTACTACTGGTAAAGAAATAGTAGAGCAAATGGGCGGTCAGCTTGATGCGTTTGTTTCTGGTATTGGTACAGGTGGTACGATCACAGGTGCCGGTAAAGTATTAAAAGATCAGTATAATGACATTAAAATTTATGCTGTAGAACCATCAGATTCCGCCATTCTATCAGGAGGCACACCAGGCCCTCACAAAATTCAAGGTATTGGTGCCGGTTTTGTTCCAGAAGTACTGGATACTGAAGTGTATGATGAAGTTATTACGGTTTCCAATGACCAAGCATACGAAACAGCAAGAGAGGCAGCACGTAAAGACGGAATCCTTGGCGGTGTTTCTTCTGGTGCAGCAATCTATGCAGCTAAACAAGTAGCGAAACAACTTGGTAAAGGTAAGAAAGTATTAGCGGTTATTCCTAGTAATGGTGAGCGCTACCTATCCACACCACTTTATCAATTTGATGAAAAATAA
- the folP gene encoding dihydropteroate synthase, whose protein sequence is MKKELRTKQKTFYYSDKTLIMGILNITPDSFSDGGSYATVKEAVQQAIALEADGADIIDVGGESTRPGHTPVSEAEEIERIIPVIQALSNELKIPISVDTWKANVARKAIEAGASIINDIWGAKKEPEIARVAAELDVPIVLMHNRFQPSYTSLMDDVLSDLAESIEIALEAGVQEDRIILDPGIGFAKTYEENIQVMQEMDRLRELDYPVLLGTSRKSVVAKTLDLPVDQRDEGTGATVCFGMTKGCEIVRVHNVRLHARMVKMMDKLLGKGVDHNG, encoded by the coding sequence ATGAAAAAAGAATTACGGACAAAACAAAAAACCTTTTATTATTCAGATAAAACATTAATAATGGGGATCCTTAATATAACGCCGGATTCATTCTCTGATGGCGGCAGTTATGCTACGGTTAAAGAGGCAGTTCAACAGGCAATAGCGCTGGAAGCAGATGGTGCGGATATAATTGATGTTGGTGGTGAATCAACACGGCCTGGTCACACACCGGTTTCTGAAGCGGAGGAAATAGAAAGGATAATTCCTGTTATTCAGGCTTTATCGAATGAGTTGAAGATTCCGATTTCAGTTGACACCTGGAAGGCCAATGTTGCGCGAAAAGCAATTGAAGCTGGAGCGTCGATTATTAATGATATATGGGGCGCGAAGAAAGAGCCTGAGATTGCTCGAGTTGCGGCCGAGCTTGATGTACCTATTGTGTTAATGCATAATCGTTTTCAGCCTTCTTACACATCTCTGATGGATGATGTGCTATCTGACTTAGCAGAAAGCATTGAGATAGCGTTGGAGGCAGGTGTACAAGAAGACAGGATTATACTCGACCCAGGAATTGGCTTTGCCAAAACATATGAGGAGAACATTCAAGTGATGCAGGAAATGGACCGATTACGAGAATTAGACTACCCTGTATTGTTGGGAACTTCTCGTAAATCTGTTGTTGCCAAAACATTAGACTTACCGGTAGATCAACGTGATGAAGGTACCGGGGCAACAGTGTGTTTCGGCATGACTAAAGGGTGTGAGATTGTCCGGGTCCACAATGTGAGGCTGCATGCAAGAATGGTCAAAATGATGGACAAGCTACTAGGGAAAGGTGTCGATCACAATGGATAA
- the folB gene encoding dihydroneopterin aldolase, giving the protein MDKIYLNKMSFFGFHGVFPEEKKLGQRFQVDLILERDLKKAGETDDLQYSIDYGLVYQVTKDVVEGPAQNLVEKVAEDLSIELFKHFASLHACTVKVIKPDPPIPGHYDSVAIEIYRENR; this is encoded by the coding sequence ATGGATAAAATATATCTTAATAAAATGTCATTTTTCGGTTTTCATGGAGTATTCCCTGAGGAAAAAAAACTCGGTCAACGTTTTCAGGTTGACTTAATATTAGAGAGAGATCTGAAAAAGGCGGGGGAGACAGATGACCTGCAATACTCTATTGATTACGGTCTTGTCTATCAAGTTACCAAGGATGTTGTAGAAGGGCCTGCGCAAAACCTGGTGGAGAAAGTAGCTGAAGATCTTTCTATTGAGTTGTTCAAACATTTTGCATCTTTGCATGCATGCACGGTTAAGGTGATTAAGCCTGATCCGCCAATACCAGGTCACTATGATTCAGTGGCAATCGAAATTTACCGGGAGAACCGTTAA